In the Nerophis ophidion isolate RoL-2023_Sa linkage group LG01, RoL_Noph_v1.0, whole genome shotgun sequence genome, one interval contains:
- the LOC133539646 gene encoding aerolysin-like protein isoform X1 produces MHVNPLLFINRLLNMATTLHLIGGNGGNAFAFTGLKNGATLKKIGVAVGGWQIKAVRAELTDGRVQTFGNAHTFSEFTFNLGEHITKLSLWGNGAGSRLGGIRFWTSSGREFFAHMTDWPLKIEYSINTGSGVCLGLQGRADSDIDCMGFLFINAIKSSVLTNMTYPSLALYKPQVNKEYIKSVSYRNDTAEVQEQKCSYSRSVIKSQTWSTTNKIESTVSMTVSAGIPDLVEVSGGFSLTVGAETTSSITHEETITESDEVSVKVPPGKTVSVELSVGRAIIDLPYSATVKITCLNGSQLDFASTGNYIGVAYTAVNVKTTQSDKVMNVE; encoded by the exons ATGCATGTTAACCCCCTTCTTTTTATTAATAG GTTGTTAAACATGGCGACTACACTGCATCTAATCGGTGGAAATGGAGGCAATGCATTTGCCTTCACTGGCCTTAAGAATGGTGCCACCCTCAAGAAGATTGGAGTGGCAGTGGGCGGCTGGCAGATCAAAGCCGTGCGGGCTGAACTGACCGACGGGCGTGTGCAGACCTTTGGAAATGCGCACACTTTCAGTGAGTTTACGTTCAACCTTGGCGAGCACATCACCAAGCTGTCCCTGTGGGGGAACGGAGCCGGGTCACGTCTAGGTGGCATCAGGTTCTGGACGAGTTCTGGACGAGAGTTCTTCGCACACATGACTGACTGGCCCCTGAAGATCGAGTACTCTATCAACACTGGGTCTGGAGTCTGCCTGGGTTTGCAGGGGAGAGCTGACTCAGACATCGACTGTATGGGGTTCCTCTTCATCAATGCCATCAAGTCGTCTGTGCTAACAAACATGACCTATCCCAGCCTGGCCTTGTACAAACCCCAG GTCAACAAAGAATACATCAAATCGGTGTCCTATCGCAATGACACCGCTGAGGTTCAAGAGCAGAAATGTAGCTACAGCAGATCTGTGATCAAGTCTCAAACCTGGAGCACCACCAATAAGATCGAGTCCACCGTCAGCATGACCGTTTCAGCAGGGATCCCGGATCTGGTGGAGGTGTCGGGTGGGTTTAGCTTGACCGTGGGAGCTGAGACGACCTCTTCAATTACCCATGAAGAGACCATAACAGAATCAGATGAGGTCAGTGTGAAGGTCCCGCCAGGAAAGACCGTGAGCGTTGAGTTGTCAGTGGGACGAGCAATCATCGACCTCCCCTACTCGGCCACCgtgaaaatcacatgcctgaatgGCAGTCAGCTGGACTTCGCATCCACTGGCAACTACATCGGTGTGGCTTACACTGCAGTGAATGTGAAAACCACTCAGTCTGACAAAGTCATGAATGTTGAATAA
- the LOC133539646 gene encoding aerolysin-like protein isoform X2, with the protein MATTLHLIGGNGGNAFAFTGLKNGATLKKIGVAVGGWQIKAVRAELTDGRVQTFGNAHTFSEFTFNLGEHITKLSLWGNGAGSRLGGIRFWTSSGREFFAHMTDWPLKIEYSINTGSGVCLGLQGRADSDIDCMGFLFINAIKSSVLTNMTYPSLALYKPQVNKEYIKSVSYRNDTAEVQEQKCSYSRSVIKSQTWSTTNKIESTVSMTVSAGIPDLVEVSGGFSLTVGAETTSSITHEETITESDEVSVKVPPGKTVSVELSVGRAIIDLPYSATVKITCLNGSQLDFASTGNYIGVAYTAVNVKTTQSDKVMNVE; encoded by the exons ATGGCGACTACACTGCATCTAATCGGTGGAAATGGAGGCAATGCATTTGCCTTCACTGGCCTTAAGAATGGTGCCACCCTCAAGAAGATTGGAGTGGCAGTGGGCGGCTGGCAGATCAAAGCCGTGCGGGCTGAACTGACCGACGGGCGTGTGCAGACCTTTGGAAATGCGCACACTTTCAGTGAGTTTACGTTCAACCTTGGCGAGCACATCACCAAGCTGTCCCTGTGGGGGAACGGAGCCGGGTCACGTCTAGGTGGCATCAGGTTCTGGACGAGTTCTGGACGAGAGTTCTTCGCACACATGACTGACTGGCCCCTGAAGATCGAGTACTCTATCAACACTGGGTCTGGAGTCTGCCTGGGTTTGCAGGGGAGAGCTGACTCAGACATCGACTGTATGGGGTTCCTCTTCATCAATGCCATCAAGTCGTCTGTGCTAACAAACATGACCTATCCCAGCCTGGCCTTGTACAAACCCCAG GTCAACAAAGAATACATCAAATCGGTGTCCTATCGCAATGACACCGCTGAGGTTCAAGAGCAGAAATGTAGCTACAGCAGATCTGTGATCAAGTCTCAAACCTGGAGCACCACCAATAAGATCGAGTCCACCGTCAGCATGACCGTTTCAGCAGGGATCCCGGATCTGGTGGAGGTGTCGGGTGGGTTTAGCTTGACCGTGGGAGCTGAGACGACCTCTTCAATTACCCATGAAGAGACCATAACAGAATCAGATGAGGTCAGTGTGAAGGTCCCGCCAGGAAAGACCGTGAGCGTTGAGTTGTCAGTGGGACGAGCAATCATCGACCTCCCCTACTCGGCCACCgtgaaaatcacatgcctgaatgGCAGTCAGCTGGACTTCGCATCCACTGGCAACTACATCGGTGTGGCTTACACTGCAGTGAATGTGAAAACCACTCAGTCTGACAAAGTCATGAATGTTGAATAA